One genomic region from Ornithinimicrobium flavum encodes:
- a CDS encoding carbohydrate ABC transporter permease, producing MSTEVAADAVRTGAPPPAERRQSGMSETWRRRLPLLPALIFVIVLTQLPFIGTLIVSFMDWNSYYPDDRGFAGFSNYARVFTDVNARSAVVVTVVLTVSVVLICLILGLVIALLLDRKFPGRGVVRTMMITPFLLVPIAAALLWKHALYNPEYGLFNGLLTIFLGDDAPQPDWVGSMPLPALIAAISWQWTPFMMLILLAGLQSRPMDVVEAARIDGASSWQIFRHMTLPHLRPYIELSVLLGTIYVVQNFDHVFTITAGATGSANLPYFVYQTFYTAQDYGRASAAGVVTVAGTLIVSMLALRTVFTVFQEESR from the coding sequence ATGAGCACCGAAGTGGCCGCCGACGCCGTCCGGACGGGGGCACCACCGCCCGCCGAGCGACGGCAGAGCGGGATGTCGGAGACGTGGCGCCGCCGGCTGCCGCTGCTGCCCGCCCTGATCTTCGTGATCGTGCTGACCCAGCTGCCGTTCATAGGCACGCTGATCGTCTCGTTCATGGACTGGAACTCCTACTACCCGGACGACCGCGGGTTCGCCGGGTTCAGCAACTACGCACGGGTCTTCACGGACGTCAACGCCCGCTCGGCGGTGGTCGTCACCGTCGTCCTGACCGTGAGCGTGGTGCTCATCTGCCTCATCCTGGGTCTGGTCATCGCGCTCCTGCTGGACCGGAAGTTCCCCGGCCGCGGCGTGGTGCGCACGATGATGATCACGCCGTTCCTGCTGGTGCCGATCGCGGCGGCCCTGCTGTGGAAGCACGCGCTCTACAACCCCGAGTACGGCCTGTTCAACGGCCTGCTCACCATCTTCCTCGGCGACGACGCCCCCCAGCCCGACTGGGTCGGCAGCATGCCGCTGCCGGCCCTGATCGCGGCGATCTCCTGGCAGTGGACGCCGTTCATGATGCTCATCCTGCTGGCCGGGCTGCAGAGCCGGCCGATGGACGTCGTCGAGGCGGCGCGCATCGACGGCGCGAGCAGCTGGCAGATCTTCCGGCACATGACGCTGCCGCACCTGCGCCCCTACATCGAGCTCAGCGTGCTGCTCGGCACCATCTACGTGGTGCAGAACTTCGACCACGTCTTCACCATCACGGCCGGCGCCACCGGCAGCGCCAACCTGCCCTACTTCGTCTACCAGACCTTCTACACCGCACAGGACTACGGCCGCGCCTCGGCAGCCGGCGTGGTCACGGTGGCGGGCACCCTCATCGTGTCGATGCTCGCCCTCCGGACCGTCTTCACCGTCTTCCAGGAGGAGTCACGATGA
- a CDS encoding ABC transporter substrate-binding protein yields MQRRRRARTTTALALSLAASLSLSACTLGWAGGGSGAEGSLNVIMVNNPQMADLQRLTEEHFTAETGITVNYTILPENDLRDRVSQEFTSQSGQYDVATLSNFEIPIYARAGWVANLDDYIAGDPDFDQDDILAPMTTSLTVDGSVYGEPFYGESSFLMYRKDILDREGIAMPEQPTWQEVADIAAQVDGAEPGMSGICLRGQPGWGQIFAPLTTVVNTFGGTWFESDEQNSTSGMTPMVNSPEFTEAVTFYVDLVREHGQRGAPNSGFVECLNNLTQGNSAMWYDATSAAGSLEADGSPVQGLLGYAPAPVVETDSSGWLYAWSFAVQEASENKDDAWEFISWASSKEYEELVGEQVGWAQVPSGKRASTYENPDYLEVAGAFAEPTRQAIEAADPENPGLQPRPAMGIQFIGLPEFPELGTQVSQDISAAIAGRMSVEDALAQGQQLAEDIAERYEAREERDR; encoded by the coding sequence GTGCAACGACGCAGACGGGCACGGACCACGACGGCGCTGGCCCTGTCCCTCGCCGCCTCGCTCTCGCTCAGCGCCTGCACCCTGGGCTGGGCGGGTGGCGGCTCGGGGGCGGAGGGGTCACTGAACGTGATCATGGTGAACAACCCGCAGATGGCCGATCTCCAGCGGCTGACCGAGGAGCACTTCACCGCCGAGACGGGGATCACGGTCAACTACACGATCCTGCCGGAGAACGACCTCCGCGACCGGGTCAGCCAGGAGTTCACCAGCCAGTCGGGGCAGTATGACGTGGCCACCCTCTCCAACTTCGAGATCCCGATCTACGCGCGGGCCGGGTGGGTCGCCAACCTCGACGACTACATCGCCGGCGACCCGGACTTCGACCAGGACGACATCCTCGCGCCGATGACGACGTCGCTGACGGTCGACGGCAGCGTCTACGGGGAGCCGTTCTACGGCGAGTCGTCGTTCCTGATGTACCGCAAGGACATCCTGGACCGTGAGGGCATCGCGATGCCTGAGCAGCCCACCTGGCAGGAGGTCGCCGACATCGCCGCCCAGGTGGACGGGGCCGAGCCCGGCATGTCCGGCATCTGTCTGCGCGGGCAGCCCGGCTGGGGCCAGATCTTCGCCCCTCTGACCACCGTGGTCAACACCTTCGGCGGCACCTGGTTCGAGTCCGACGAGCAGAACTCCACGAGCGGGATGACACCGATGGTCAACTCGCCGGAGTTCACCGAGGCCGTCACCTTCTACGTCGACCTGGTGCGTGAGCACGGTCAGCGCGGCGCGCCCAACTCCGGCTTCGTCGAGTGCCTCAACAACCTGACGCAGGGCAACTCGGCGATGTGGTACGACGCGACCTCGGCCGCCGGCTCGCTCGAGGCCGACGGCTCCCCCGTGCAGGGCCTGCTCGGCTACGCGCCCGCACCGGTGGTCGAGACGGACAGCTCCGGGTGGCTCTACGCCTGGTCGTTCGCGGTCCAGGAAGCCTCGGAGAACAAGGACGACGCGTGGGAGTTCATCTCCTGGGCCTCGAGCAAGGAGTACGAGGAGCTGGTCGGCGAGCAGGTCGGGTGGGCCCAGGTGCCGTCCGGCAAGCGGGCCTCCACCTACGAGAACCCCGACTACCTCGAGGTCGCGGGAGCGTTCGCCGAGCCGACCAGGCAGGCGATCGAGGCCGCCGACCCGGAGAACCCCGGCCTGCAGCCCCGGCCCGCGATGGGCATCCAGTTCATCGGCCTGCCCGAGTTCCCCGAGCTCGGCACCCAGGTCAGCCAGGACATCAGCGCCGCGATCGCGGGACGGATGAGCGTCGAGGACGCCCTCGCCCAGGGCCAGCAGCTGGCCGAGGACATCGCCGAACGCTACGAGGCACGAGAGGAGCGCGACCGATGA
- a CDS encoding carbohydrate ABC transporter permease: protein MTIALKPPSQRRSPFRDKAGRQGLGLAILAWAIGLLFFIPFLWMVLVSFRSETDAATNPPQLFAPFSVEGYRNFFGADPWGPLLNSLTASVLSTALVILLAFPAAYALSIRPVKKWQDVLFFMLSTKMLPIVAAILPIYLFAQFSGLLDNIVLLTIFYTSMNLPIAIWMLRSFLAEVPVEMIEAAQIDGANLTTTLRQVIAPVVMPGIAAAALICFIFSWNELLLARVLTSTVAQTAPVYLTGFVTSQGLFLAQVCAASLVVSVPVLAAGFAAQDKLVTGLSMGAVR, encoded by the coding sequence ATGACCATCGCCCTGAAGCCCCCGAGCCAGCGTCGGTCGCCGTTCCGCGACAAGGCCGGTCGCCAGGGCCTCGGCCTGGCGATCCTGGCCTGGGCGATCGGCCTGCTCTTCTTCATCCCGTTCCTGTGGATGGTGCTGGTGTCCTTCCGGAGCGAGACGGATGCGGCGACCAACCCGCCGCAGCTGTTCGCCCCCTTCAGCGTGGAGGGCTACCGCAACTTCTTCGGGGCGGACCCGTGGGGGCCGCTGCTCAACTCCCTGACCGCCAGCGTGCTGTCGACGGCGCTGGTCATCCTCCTGGCCTTCCCGGCGGCCTACGCGCTGTCGATCCGACCGGTGAAGAAGTGGCAGGACGTGCTGTTCTTCATGCTCTCCACCAAGATGCTGCCGATCGTCGCCGCGATCCTGCCGATCTACCTGTTCGCGCAGTTCTCCGGGCTGCTGGACAACATCGTGCTGCTCACCATCTTCTACACGTCGATGAACCTGCCGATCGCCATCTGGATGCTGCGCTCGTTCCTCGCGGAGGTTCCGGTGGAGATGATCGAGGCGGCGCAGATCGACGGGGCGAACCTGACGACCACCCTGCGCCAGGTGATCGCCCCGGTCGTGATGCCCGGCATCGCCGCGGCGGCGCTCATCTGCTTCATCTTCAGCTGGAACGAGCTGCTCCTCGCCCGCGTCCTGACCAGCACCGTCGCCCAGACCGCGCCCGTCTACCTCACCGGCTTCGTCACCAGCCAGGGCCTGTTCCTGGCGCAGGTCTGCGCGGCCAGCCTGGTCGTCTCGGTCCCGGTCCTGGCCGCCGGCTTCGCCGCGCAGGACAAGCTGGTCACAGGCCTGTCCATGGGCGCCGTGCGGTGA
- a CDS encoding TIGR02678 family protein encodes MSLDERPAPPTDPYAEAERRRAARALVRTPLLHADGHADDLALVRRHQRELVPMFADGLGYRLVVEPTLARLVKTGLHPDATRGLRRRNGTPFTPRRYALLALTLAALTRARRQVMVDELVAGVRSAAADAGVEIDLDGITDRRALHSALTALVDLGVLTERDGDLEHWAERHTESLLDVHRDRLAVLVAAPLSTCRTPEDVLTVMEVPSAAGGARIAVRRHLLERPVLSTEELSEEQAGWWRRNREREREWFARWFGLELEIRAEGALALDRDGELTDLTFPGAGSARHFALLLLGELTEAARGQDHDGASGAWTPVATSTARSAADRVFRTWRRGLRKAHQADPDALWAEALAILAATGLVRDEGSTLLVHAAAARYAPRPELVTTAGPAGERSLFEEDV; translated from the coding sequence ATGAGCCTGGACGAGCGACCGGCTCCACCCACCGACCCCTACGCGGAGGCCGAGCGCCGCCGGGCCGCCCGCGCGCTCGTGCGCACCCCGCTGCTGCACGCCGACGGGCACGCCGACGACCTCGCCCTGGTCCGGCGCCACCAGCGCGAGCTCGTGCCGATGTTCGCCGACGGCCTCGGCTACCGCCTCGTCGTGGAGCCGACCCTGGCCCGCCTGGTCAAGACCGGCCTGCACCCCGACGCCACCCGGGGGCTGCGCCGTCGCAACGGCACCCCCTTCACCCCCCGGCGCTACGCGCTCCTGGCCCTGACCCTGGCCGCGCTGACCCGGGCCCGCCGTCAGGTCATGGTCGACGAGCTCGTGGCCGGCGTGCGGTCGGCCGCCGCCGACGCGGGCGTCGAGATCGACCTCGACGGGATCACCGACCGGCGCGCCCTGCACTCGGCGCTCACCGCCCTCGTCGACCTCGGCGTGCTCACCGAGCGCGACGGCGACCTCGAGCACTGGGCGGAACGGCATACCGAGTCCCTGCTCGACGTGCACCGCGACCGGCTCGCGGTCCTGGTGGCCGCGCCTCTGTCCACCTGCCGCACGCCCGAGGACGTCCTCACCGTCATGGAGGTGCCCTCCGCGGCCGGGGGCGCCCGGATCGCGGTCCGCCGTCACCTGCTGGAGCGCCCCGTCCTCTCGACCGAGGAGCTGAGCGAGGAGCAGGCCGGCTGGTGGCGACGCAACCGCGAGCGGGAGCGGGAGTGGTTCGCCCGCTGGTTCGGCCTGGAGCTGGAGATCCGTGCCGAGGGTGCACTGGCGCTGGACCGGGACGGGGAGCTGACCGACCTGACCTTCCCGGGAGCGGGGTCGGCCCGGCACTTCGCCCTCCTGCTCCTCGGCGAGCTGACCGAGGCGGCGCGGGGGCAGGACCACGACGGGGCGAGCGGCGCGTGGACGCCCGTCGCCACCTCCACGGCCAGGTCGGCCGCCGACCGCGTGTTCCGCACCTGGCGCCGCGGCCTGCGCAAGGCCCACCAGGCCGACCCCGACGCGCTGTGGGCGGAGGCGCTGGCGATCCTCGCGGCGACCGGTCTGGTGCGCGACGAGGGCTCGACGCTGCTCGTGCACGCCGCCGCCGCCCGCTACGCACCCCGGCCCGAGCTCGTCACCACCGCCGGCCCCGCCGGGGAGCGGTCGCTCTTCGAGGAGGACGTATGA
- a CDS encoding sugar-binding transcriptional regulator, which translates to MGSGERRAAAAVARRYYLDGESKVDIAAELGLSRFKVARLLDLAKEAGMVRIEIVEPVEEQMLELAARVSSRWGLRECWVVPGSATAQLDVARAAAELLGRLLGPQDVLGMPWSRSVHAMVDSLVTLPRVPIVQLSGAAATTSVDSSTVDIVRRASRIAGGGRQVFFAPLVMPDEQAAEAVRRDPAVRDTLAAASTVTVAMVGIGAWAPGESTIYDLVDEAARDEVVAVNTVGEIAGVFFDEQGRLVEPPLSRRVIALSGEQLVGIPTVLASCHQLSRMPALVPALRGGLVNALVVTAEIADALLDVP; encoded by the coding sequence TTGGGCTCGGGTGAGCGGCGTGCTGCTGCCGCCGTGGCGCGTCGGTACTACCTGGACGGCGAGTCCAAGGTCGACATCGCGGCCGAGCTCGGCCTGAGCCGCTTCAAGGTCGCCCGCCTGCTGGACCTGGCCAAGGAGGCCGGGATGGTGCGGATCGAGATCGTCGAGCCGGTCGAGGAGCAGATGCTCGAGCTCGCGGCACGGGTCAGCAGCAGGTGGGGCCTGCGCGAGTGCTGGGTCGTGCCCGGCTCGGCCACGGCGCAGCTGGACGTCGCGCGGGCAGCGGCCGAGCTGCTGGGCAGGCTGCTCGGCCCGCAGGACGTGCTGGGTATGCCGTGGAGCCGGTCGGTGCACGCCATGGTCGACTCCCTGGTCACGCTGCCGCGGGTGCCGATCGTGCAGCTCAGCGGCGCGGCGGCGACAACCTCTGTGGACAGCAGCACGGTCGACATCGTGCGTCGCGCGTCCCGGATCGCCGGTGGTGGGCGGCAGGTCTTCTTCGCACCTCTGGTCATGCCCGACGAGCAGGCGGCCGAGGCGGTGCGCCGTGATCCCGCGGTGCGCGACACCCTGGCCGCCGCGAGCACCGTGACGGTGGCGATGGTGGGCATCGGGGCCTGGGCTCCGGGGGAGTCGACCATCTACGACCTCGTCGACGAGGCGGCCCGTGACGAGGTGGTCGCCGTCAACACCGTCGGCGAGATCGCCGGGGTCTTCTTCGACGAGCAGGGGCGTCTCGTCGAGCCTCCCCTCTCCCGGAGGGTGATCGCGCTGAGCGGGGAGCAGCTCGTCGGGATTCCCACGGTGCTCGCCAGCTGTCACCAGCTGTCGCGGATGCCGGCGCTGGTTCCTGCGTTGCGAGGGGGACTCGTCAACGCGCTCGTCGTCACGGCAGAGATCGCGGACGCGCTGCTGGACGTCCCCTGA
- a CDS encoding TIGR02680 family protein — MTLPLPGRGPAAAAGDGASRFRLSRAGVLNVWQYDEQVFTFADGRLLLRGANGAGKSKTLEMLLPFALDGDKARLTASAKHHTSLLWLMTDGVEAGNRVGYVWVEFARTTADGDEERLTCGVGIRASSSARSATAWHFATDQRLGDDFELEDAAGPLPHARLREVLGADHVFDRAADYKAHVGRALFGLDPRSYDEVLRLLYWLRQPQVGEDIEPARLTQQLSQALPQLDEQSVRAAADTFDELTAFGEQIDRRAAAAAALTALAQAYADYARAVLAARSRTVVAVVQEEGRLRTAVHRAEETLAEVEQRQAGARSALTAAEAGVAADEARLATLRDSPEFRDQRRLGELAQQARRDADLARDADARAERARGASGRTAGALERARDELGATLDQLSAAVRTTADGLRRTVHDVSLTTTLTAQSLTDEPGTAADVVAGGPVAAGLDQLADALSDATSAVTRRRAGVGVVRGAAETLADAEVRQSGAEREAEQAEARWEEARSLRTEAEVEADRQVDLLLDALTGWAGAEGTPEVALPAELTPQAVGDLGRLAAGAAGPRLAELRETGARAGAAARTAQEQLGLLHTQRATVESERDPAPPPPPLPRAARPDGSALWQVVDFADHLSREERAGLEAALQASGLLDAWVRPGGRLLDAGLRDIVLVAGPPVSPSLAQTLVVDLPEGSDVAESDVAAVLGGIGLGSDGPGPRIGTDGSWRLGPAHGHAGKDLAQYVGAPARAAERARRLAALDAEIAAQQQQLERSERERAEAGAGVTALEAWVAAVPSGRDLLSAWQRAELLLETEQREEGHNQRAQSAAQAARAETARLAEELRRIATEHDLPPERTALDAVEEALRALAVDLRDLDRQVPHVRGLLATWSRAADDHALSVQTQEADEAAADQARRRADVAAAAHEELRSSVGDSVAELDRRITATRTTLEEHRRTVVASRRSLEDLLVELGQGRTGVDAARQRLADHADTRAATLAALVEALRVDGLGEAAEVAPESTDALLALAALDPTAPVPRASVTAARALTGLSEAEVPSVTTRLYERHSSATSGPAAEHQPALATLGELHTVSGRDEAGEAAVTALARRVAAGVERDRELLTRRERQQFERHVLGELGETLRRCRRDAQELVEAMNAQLGHVTTSQGIRVRLDWKLRDDVAAEAREAVDLLTQPVGALLPEERAKLHDALHRLIEASRAEHPELSYSEHLAAALDYRTWFAFTIRYTRPEALGRWERLHRRSPLSQGEQKVLCYLPLFAAAAAHFTSLAGAAPHAPRLVLLDDAFPKIDVRTHPLLFGLLVQLDLDFVITSERLWGDHPTVPSLAIYEALRDPAQRGIAQYEYRWDGRTLESVG; from the coding sequence ATGACCCTGCCCCTGCCCGGCCGCGGCCCGGCCGCCGCCGCCGGCGACGGCGCGTCCCGCTTCCGGCTGTCCCGCGCGGGGGTCCTCAACGTCTGGCAGTACGACGAACAGGTCTTCACCTTCGCCGACGGCCGCCTGCTGCTGCGCGGCGCCAACGGCGCCGGCAAGTCCAAGACGCTGGAGATGCTCCTGCCCTTCGCGCTGGACGGCGACAAGGCTCGGCTCACCGCGTCGGCCAAGCACCACACGAGCCTGCTGTGGCTGATGACCGACGGCGTCGAGGCCGGCAACCGGGTGGGCTACGTGTGGGTCGAGTTCGCCCGCACGACCGCTGACGGCGACGAGGAGCGCCTCACCTGCGGCGTCGGCATCCGCGCCTCCTCCAGCGCCCGGTCCGCGACGGCGTGGCACTTCGCGACCGACCAGCGCCTGGGTGACGACTTCGAGCTCGAGGACGCGGCGGGACCGCTCCCCCACGCCCGGCTGCGCGAAGTGCTGGGCGCCGACCACGTCTTCGACCGCGCGGCCGACTACAAGGCGCACGTCGGGCGGGCCCTCTTCGGCCTCGACCCGAGGAGCTACGACGAGGTGCTGCGCCTGCTCTACTGGCTGCGCCAGCCGCAGGTCGGGGAGGACATCGAGCCCGCCCGGCTCACCCAGCAGCTGTCCCAGGCGCTGCCCCAGCTCGACGAGCAGTCGGTCCGTGCGGCGGCCGACACCTTCGATGAGCTCACCGCCTTCGGCGAGCAGATCGACCGGCGCGCCGCCGCGGCCGCCGCGCTGACCGCGCTCGCGCAGGCGTATGCCGACTACGCGCGGGCCGTCCTGGCCGCCCGGAGCCGGACCGTCGTCGCCGTGGTCCAGGAGGAAGGGCGGCTGCGGACCGCGGTGCACCGGGCGGAGGAGACCCTGGCGGAGGTCGAGCAGCGGCAGGCCGGGGCGCGCTCGGCGCTGACCGCCGCGGAGGCCGGGGTGGCCGCGGACGAGGCGCGGCTGGCCACGCTGCGGGACAGCCCGGAGTTCCGCGACCAGCGGCGGCTGGGCGAGCTCGCCCAGCAGGCACGGCGCGACGCCGACCTCGCCCGGGACGCCGACGCGCGCGCCGAGCGTGCCCGCGGCGCGTCGGGGCGAACCGCGGGCGCGCTGGAGCGGGCCCGCGACGAGCTCGGGGCGACGCTCGACCAGCTGTCCGCCGCGGTGCGGACCACCGCCGACGGGCTGCGGCGCACCGTGCACGACGTCTCCCTCACGACCACCCTCACCGCGCAGTCGCTCACCGACGAGCCCGGGACCGCCGCCGACGTGGTCGCCGGGGGCCCGGTCGCCGCGGGCCTGGACCAGCTCGCCGACGCGCTCTCCGACGCCACCTCGGCGGTCACCCGACGGCGGGCCGGCGTGGGCGTCGTGCGTGGGGCGGCCGAGACTCTCGCCGACGCCGAGGTCCGCCAGTCGGGGGCCGAGCGGGAGGCGGAGCAGGCGGAGGCCCGCTGGGAGGAGGCCCGGTCCCTGCGGACGGAGGCCGAGGTCGAGGCCGACCGGCAGGTCGACCTGCTGCTCGACGCACTCACCGGCTGGGCGGGTGCGGAGGGCACGCCGGAGGTGGCCCTGCCGGCCGAGCTGACCCCTCAGGCCGTCGGCGACCTCGGTCGGCTCGCGGCCGGAGCCGCCGGACCACGGCTGGCCGAGCTGCGCGAGACGGGCGCGCGCGCCGGGGCCGCCGCCCGGACCGCCCAGGAGCAGCTCGGGCTGCTGCACACCCAACGCGCGACCGTCGAGTCCGAGCGCGACCCGGCACCCCCACCGCCTCCCCTCCCCCGCGCCGCCCGGCCGGACGGGTCGGCCCTGTGGCAGGTCGTCGACTTCGCCGACCACCTCTCGCGGGAGGAACGTGCCGGCCTGGAGGCGGCGCTGCAGGCCTCGGGGCTGCTCGACGCCTGGGTCCGACCCGGCGGACGGCTGCTGGACGCGGGGCTGCGCGACATCGTGCTGGTCGCGGGTCCGCCGGTCTCGCCGTCCCTGGCGCAGACCCTCGTCGTCGACCTGCCCGAGGGCAGCGACGTCGCCGAGTCCGACGTCGCGGCGGTGCTGGGCGGCATCGGGCTGGGCAGCGACGGTCCGGGTCCTCGCATCGGCACGGACGGCTCCTGGCGCCTCGGGCCGGCCCACGGCCACGCCGGCAAGGACCTGGCGCAGTACGTCGGCGCCCCCGCCCGGGCCGCGGAGCGCGCCCGGAGACTGGCCGCCCTGGACGCCGAGATCGCCGCGCAGCAGCAGCAGCTGGAGCGCAGCGAGCGGGAGCGGGCCGAGGCCGGTGCCGGCGTCACCGCCCTGGAGGCGTGGGTGGCCGCGGTGCCCAGCGGGCGGGACCTGCTCTCCGCCTGGCAGCGCGCCGAGCTGCTGCTGGAGACCGAGCAGCGCGAGGAGGGCCACAACCAGCGGGCGCAGTCGGCCGCCCAGGCCGCGCGGGCAGAGACCGCCCGCCTCGCCGAGGAGCTGCGGCGCATCGCCACGGAGCACGACCTGCCGCCCGAGCGCACCGCCCTCGACGCGGTCGAGGAGGCGCTGCGAGCCCTGGCCGTGGACCTGCGCGACCTCGACCGCCAGGTCCCGCACGTCCGGGGGCTGCTGGCCACCTGGTCCCGCGCCGCCGACGACCACGCCCTCTCCGTGCAGACCCAGGAGGCCGACGAGGCGGCGGCCGACCAGGCACGCCGGCGGGCGGACGTCGCCGCCGCCGCGCACGAGGAGCTGCGCTCCAGCGTCGGCGACTCCGTCGCCGAGCTCGACCGCCGGATCACGGCCACCCGGACGACCCTCGAGGAGCACCGCCGCACGGTCGTCGCCTCCCGCCGGTCGCTCGAGGACCTGCTGGTGGAGCTCGGTCAGGGTCGCACCGGCGTCGACGCGGCCCGGCAGCGCCTCGCCGACCACGCCGACACCCGCGCAGCCACCCTCGCCGCCCTCGTCGAGGCGCTGCGGGTGGACGGGCTGGGCGAGGCGGCCGAGGTAGCCCCGGAGTCCACCGACGCGCTGCTGGCCCTCGCCGCGCTGGACCCCACGGCGCCCGTCCCCCGCGCCTCCGTGACCGCCGCCCGCGCCCTCACCGGGCTCAGCGAGGCCGAGGTGCCCTCCGTGACCACCCGCCTCTACGAGCGCCACAGCAGCGCCACCAGCGGGCCCGCGGCCGAGCACCAGCCCGCGCTGGCGACCCTGGGCGAGCTGCATACCGTCTCCGGCCGCGACGAGGCGGGCGAGGCCGCGGTGACGGCCCTGGCCCGTCGGGTGGCGGCGGGGGTGGAGCGCGACCGGGAGCTGCTGACGAGGCGGGAGCGCCAGCAGTTCGAGCGGCACGTCCTCGGCGAGCTCGGCGAGACCCTGCGGCGCTGCCGGCGCGACGCCCAGGAGCTGGTCGAGGCGATGAACGCCCAGCTCGGGCACGTGACCACGTCCCAGGGCATCCGGGTACGGCTGGACTGGAAGCTGCGCGACGACGTCGCCGCCGAGGCGCGCGAGGCCGTCGACCTGCTCACCCAGCCGGTCGGCGCGCTGCTGCCCGAGGAGCGGGCCAAGCTCCACGACGCGCTGCACCGCCTCATCGAGGCCTCCCGCGCCGAGCACCCCGAGCTGTCCTACTCCGAGCACCTGGCCGCCGCGCTGGACTACCGCACGTGGTTCGCGTTCACCATCCGCTACACCCGCCCCGAGGCCCTGGGCCGGTGGGAGCGGCTGCACCGCCGCTCGCCGCTGTCCCAGGGGGAGCAGAAGGTGCTCTGCTACCTGCCACTCTTCGCCGCCGCCGCCGCGCACTTCACCTCGCTGGCCGGCGCCGCGCCCCACGCCCCGCGTCTCGTCCTCCTCGACGACGCCTTCCCCAAGATCGACGTGCGCACCCACCCGCTGCTCTTCGGTCTCCTCGTCCAGCTCGACCTGGACTTCGTCATCACCAGCGAGCGGCTGTGGGGCGACCACCCGACCGTGCCGTCGCTGGCGATCTACGAGGCGCTGCGCGACCCGGCGCAGCGGGGCATCGCCCAGTACGAGTACCGCTGGGACGGCCGGACCCTGGAGAGCGTGGGGTGA
- a CDS encoding TIGR02679 family protein: MSDLPPWLADAALGPTWARIRDRFEQAGLEPQGYVVLAPATRVERQALAALLGRTTVRDRQRVALDALDARLRERSGVGGLLEVLTLVTGSAPRDRPASRAARDTARETPLALAAELVRTPWAQEWVAGLRRTGVLTSRPDAEQVVRGAAAVLGALPAPGSARHTVSRVELGARLLGDAHALDRDNVVHHVVLRGLAAAAGVAVPASARGREELWAAVGVAPDLVSRTCLLWRLRLVGDDPLARRLASAAAAGDPVHVTAWDLRRADAVVPVVDRPVLVCENPRVLEAVAESSIDGWAVVCTAGEPNLVVDEVLGLLAAAGADLRYHGDFDWPGVALAERAVARHGVRPWRMSVDDYLAGLTMGGPELVGAPVEPSWDPELGAAMRRHGRAVHEETVLGALLDALGSP, from the coding sequence GTGAGCGACCTGCCCCCGTGGCTGGCCGACGCCGCGCTCGGCCCCACGTGGGCGCGCATCCGGGACCGGTTCGAGCAGGCCGGGCTCGAGCCGCAGGGGTATGTCGTGCTCGCTCCCGCCACGCGCGTGGAGCGGCAGGCGCTCGCCGCCCTGCTCGGCCGCACCACCGTCCGGGACCGGCAGCGGGTCGCCCTGGACGCGCTGGACGCCCGGTTGCGCGAGCGGTCCGGGGTCGGCGGCCTCCTGGAGGTGCTCACCCTCGTCACCGGGAGCGCCCCGCGGGACCGCCCGGCCTCCCGCGCGGCCCGGGACACCGCCCGGGAGACGCCGCTGGCCCTGGCCGCCGAGCTGGTCCGCACGCCGTGGGCGCAGGAGTGGGTGGCCGGCCTGCGGCGCACGGGCGTGCTGACGTCTCGGCCCGACGCGGAGCAGGTCGTGCGCGGGGCGGCGGCCGTCCTCGGCGCGCTGCCCGCACCGGGGTCGGCACGGCATACCGTCTCCCGGGTCGAGCTGGGTGCGCGGCTGCTCGGGGACGCCCACGCCCTGGACCGGGACAATGTCGTCCACCACGTGGTGCTCCGCGGCCTGGCCGCCGCGGCCGGTGTGGCCGTCCCGGCGTCCGCCCGGGGGCGGGAGGAGCTGTGGGCGGCGGTCGGGGTGGCTCCCGACCTGGTCTCGCGCACCTGCCTGCTGTGGCGTCTGCGTCTCGTGGGCGACGACCCGCTCGCCCGGCGGCTGGCCAGCGCGGCTGCGGCCGGCGATCCGGTGCACGTGACCGCGTGGGACCTGCGCCGCGCCGATGCCGTGGTCCCGGTCGTCGACCGGCCGGTCCTGGTGTGCGAGAACCCGCGCGTGCTGGAGGCCGTCGCCGAGAGCTCGATCGACGGCTGGGCGGTCGTGTGCACCGCGGGCGAGCCCAACCTGGTCGTGGACGAGGTGCTCGGCCTGCTCGCCGCGGCCGGGGCGGACCTGCGCTACCACGGCGACTTCGACTGGCCCGGCGTCGCGCTGGCCGAGCGGGCGGTCGCCCGGCACGGGGTGCGGCCGTGGCGGATGAGCGTGGACGACTACCTGGCCGGGCTGACCATGGGCGGCCCGGAGCTGGTGGGGGCGCCGGTCGAGCCCTCCTGGGACCCGGAGCTGGGTGCGGCGATGCGCCGGCACGGGCGGGCCGTGCACGAGGAGACGGTCCTGGGCGCCCTGCTCGACGCGCTCGGCAGCCCGTAG